From the Streptomyces sp. Tu 2975 genome, one window contains:
- a CDS encoding uracil-DNA glycosylase translates to MDRHDATGPRTEDPGFPARTAPRCGGLGELDEAVSRCRACPRLVAWREQVATDRRAAFSGWEYWGRPVPGFGPADASLAVVGLAPAAHGGNRTGRMFTGDDSGDLLFAALHAVGLASQPTSTHRGDGLVLHGVRVTAPVHCAPPQNRPTTAERDTCRPWLATELSLLTNLRAIVVLGGFGWQALLPVLEATGRRLPRPRPAFGHGAHVVLPGDDDRSELHLFGSYHPSRRNVSTRLMTLRMLVDVLHDAAGVSGPGR, encoded by the coding sequence ATGGACAGGCACGACGCGACCGGCCCGCGAACCGAAGACCCCGGCTTCCCGGCGCGGACCGCGCCCCGGTGCGGCGGACTCGGCGAACTGGACGAGGCCGTCAGCCGGTGCCGCGCCTGTCCGAGACTCGTCGCCTGGCGGGAGCAGGTCGCCACGGACCGGCGTGCGGCCTTCTCCGGCTGGGAGTACTGGGGCCGGCCGGTGCCGGGCTTCGGCCCCGCCGACGCGTCGCTCGCCGTCGTCGGCCTCGCCCCCGCCGCCCACGGCGGGAACCGCACCGGCCGCATGTTCACCGGGGACGACTCCGGCGACCTGCTGTTCGCCGCTCTCCACGCCGTCGGGCTCGCCTCACAGCCCACGTCCACGCATCGCGGCGACGGCCTCGTCCTGCACGGCGTGCGCGTCACCGCGCCCGTCCACTGCGCGCCGCCGCAGAACAGGCCGACGACCGCCGAGCGGGACACCTGCCGCCCCTGGTTGGCGACCGAGCTGTCACTGCTGACGAACCTGCGCGCGATCGTCGTCCTCGGCGGTTTCGGATGGCAGGCCCTGCTGCCCGTCCTCGAAGCCACCGGCCGCCGACTGCCCAGGCCGCGCCCCGCGTTCGGGCACGGCGCCCATGTCGTCCTGCCGGGCGACGACGACCGGTCGGAGCTGCATCTGTTCGGGAGCTACCACCCCAGCAGACGCAACGTGTCCACCCGGCTGATGACCCTGCGGATGCTCGTCGACGTGCTCCACGACGCCGCAGGCGTCAGCGGCCCCGGCCGCTGA
- a CDS encoding xanthine dehydrogenase family protein subunit M, with product MKPFAYVRPGTAAEAVAAYAAHTGAQYLAGGTNLVDLMKLGVATPDVLIDVSRLPLATVEGVPGGGLLIGAAVRNSDLAAHPAVRTRYFALSQALLSGASGQLRNAATTGGNLLQRTRCTYFQDISKPCNKRAPGTGCPAREGVHRDLAVLGHSEHCVATHPSDMAVALAAFDATVHLHSTDGDRSLAVSDFHRLPGDRPQVDTELRPGELITGVELPPVPAGARSSYRKARDRASYAFALVSVAAVLSVEDGRVRHAGLAFGGLAHRPWRARRAEELLVGGPAGREAFAAAAEAELAAAKPLRDNAFKVRLARNLAVDVLAGLADGEDVSGDDEDVSEERS from the coding sequence GTGAAACCCTTCGCCTATGTCCGACCCGGCACGGCCGCCGAAGCCGTCGCCGCGTACGCCGCGCACACCGGGGCGCAGTACCTCGCGGGCGGCACGAACCTCGTCGACCTGATGAAGCTGGGCGTCGCGACGCCCGACGTGCTCATCGACGTGAGCCGGCTGCCGCTCGCCACGGTCGAGGGCGTACCGGGAGGCGGGCTCCTCATCGGCGCCGCCGTGCGCAACAGCGACCTCGCCGCCCATCCGGCCGTCCGGACACGCTACTTCGCGTTGTCGCAGGCGCTGCTCTCCGGAGCCTCCGGGCAGTTGCGGAACGCGGCGACCACCGGCGGGAACCTCCTCCAGCGCACCCGCTGCACGTACTTCCAGGACATCTCCAAGCCCTGCAACAAGCGTGCGCCGGGCACCGGCTGCCCCGCACGGGAGGGTGTCCACCGCGACCTCGCCGTGCTGGGCCACTCGGAGCACTGCGTCGCCACGCACCCCTCCGACATGGCGGTCGCGCTCGCCGCGTTCGACGCCACGGTCCATCTGCACTCCACCGACGGGGACCGGTCGCTGGCGGTCAGCGACTTCCACCGGCTGCCCGGTGACCGCCCCCAGGTGGACACCGAGCTGCGGCCCGGCGAGCTGATCACGGGCGTGGAACTGCCCCCCGTGCCCGCCGGGGCGCGATCCTCGTACCGCAAGGCCCGCGACCGTGCCTCGTACGCCTTCGCCCTGGTGTCCGTCGCCGCGGTCCTCTCCGTCGAGGACGGCCGGGTCCGGCACGCGGGGCTGGCCTTCGGCGGACTCGCCCACCGGCCGTGGCGGGCCCGCAGGGCGGAGGAACTGCTCGTCGGCGGGCCGGCCGGCCGAGAGGCCTTCGCCGCCGCGGCCGAGGCGGAGCTCGCTGCGGCGAAGCCGCTGCGGGACAACGCGTTCAAGGTGCGGCTCGCACGGAATCTCGCCGTCGACGTCCTCGCCGGGCTCGCGGACGGCGAGGACGTCAGCGGGGACGACGAGGACGTCAGCGAGGAGCGGTCATGA
- a CDS encoding MurR/RpiR family transcriptional regulator produces the protein MPSGQQERAQAAAITPGGPPEEQQPAPAERVLALLGGHRLSPGQRRIAQYIIDHLTEAAFLSITDLAERVGVSQPSVTRFATSLGYSGYPALREALQPIALSAVAGSPETRAEIRRNELQAAVDAEIQNLENLRRVLADTDRVLGIGRELALSMPLTVLGLRISVSLAEYFAYAARRIHPDVRLVTRGGSVAYDALLQSREAGGTWVLAFAMPRHANETLAALRAARRTGLRIALITDLTLGPLVDEADVTLTAGTGSRLVFDSYAAPGVLSAAVLQAMADADPERTQVRLEGYEQVADQHDFFLDD, from the coding sequence GTGCCATCAGGGCAGCAGGAACGTGCGCAGGCCGCCGCGATCACCCCGGGCGGACCGCCCGAGGAGCAGCAGCCCGCTCCCGCGGAGCGGGTGCTCGCACTGCTCGGCGGCCACCGTCTCTCCCCTGGTCAGCGGCGCATCGCGCAGTACATCATCGACCACCTGACCGAGGCCGCGTTCCTGTCGATCACCGACCTCGCGGAGCGGGTCGGGGTCAGCCAGCCGTCGGTGACACGGTTCGCGACGTCCCTCGGCTACAGCGGCTATCCGGCACTGCGGGAGGCGTTGCAGCCGATCGCGCTGAGCGCGGTGGCCGGCTCGCCGGAGACCCGTGCGGAGATCCGCCGCAACGAGCTCCAGGCGGCCGTCGACGCCGAGATCCAGAACCTCGAGAACCTGCGGCGGGTGCTGGCGGACACCGACCGGGTGCTCGGCATCGGCCGGGAGCTGGCTCTGTCGATGCCGCTGACGGTTCTCGGGCTGCGGATCTCCGTCTCGCTCGCGGAGTACTTCGCGTACGCCGCGCGCCGTATCCACCCCGATGTGCGGCTGGTGACCCGGGGCGGCAGCGTGGCCTACGACGCGCTGCTGCAGTCCCGGGAGGCGGGCGGGACCTGGGTGCTGGCCTTCGCGATGCCCCGGCACGCCAATGAGACGCTGGCGGCGCTGCGGGCGGCCCGCCGCACCGGTCTGCGCATCGCGCTGATCACCGATCTGACGCTGGGGCCGCTGGTGGACGAGGCCGATGTGACGCTGACGGCGGGGACGGGGTCACGGCTGGTGTTCGACTCGTACGCGGCTCCCGGGGTGCTGTCCGCAGCGGTGCTGCAGGCCATGGCGGACGCCGATCCGGAGCGGACGCAGGTGCGGCTGGAGGGCTACGAGCAGGTGGCGGATCAGCACGACTTCTTCCTGGACGACTGA
- a CDS encoding FAD-dependent oxidoreductase, translated as MSNESPAPHSAGATRPRTTDSHWIRTTDATDFPPLADDITVDVAVVGGGIAGLSTAWELTREGGRSVAVLEADRIATGVTGFTTAKVTAQHGLIYDRLRRTRGPEGARLYARSQQAAVERVAEVSSALGIACEFERGPSYVYSRDGAQRSALKAEAEAAAEAGLEAAYVEDTGLPFGVAGAVRMEEQAQFHPRKYLLGLARDLTAYGNKIYERTRVTGLHEGSPCRLTTEGGRTVTARDVVIATHYPVFDRALLFARMSPHRELVVAAALPADRDPAGMYICEEGAKRSVRTAPWGDGRRLLIVTGETFTPGTVDVPQRIERLDEWMHTHFPVEETMYRWAAQDNDASDTVPLIGPFHPGARHTYVATGFGGWGMSSGVLAGRLLAGLICAVKAPWADLYDPRRIWSTLREAPTLLSQQAEVGKHFVGDRLRTTHMDSAADIAPGTGAVVRLNGQRCAVYRDDEGVCHAVSARCTHLGCLVAFNEAERSWDCPCHGSRFGTDGSVLQGPAVRPLERRNMDGPEGS; from the coding sequence ATGTCGAACGAATCTCCTGCCCCGCACTCGGCCGGGGCCACACGTCCGCGCACGACGGACTCGCACTGGATTCGCACCACCGACGCCACCGACTTCCCGCCGCTCGCCGACGACATCACCGTCGACGTTGCCGTGGTGGGCGGCGGCATCGCCGGGCTGAGCACGGCCTGGGAACTGACCCGGGAGGGCGGCCGCTCCGTCGCGGTGCTGGAGGCCGACCGCATAGCGACGGGTGTCACGGGGTTCACCACGGCGAAGGTGACGGCACAGCACGGCCTGATCTACGACCGGCTGCGCCGGACCAGGGGGCCGGAGGGGGCCAGGCTCTACGCCCGCTCCCAGCAGGCGGCGGTGGAACGCGTCGCCGAGGTCTCCTCCGCGCTCGGCATCGCGTGCGAGTTCGAGCGCGGCCCGTCGTACGTCTACTCCCGGGACGGGGCTCAGCGCTCCGCGCTCAAGGCCGAGGCCGAGGCCGCCGCGGAGGCGGGCCTGGAAGCTGCGTACGTCGAGGACACCGGGCTGCCCTTCGGCGTCGCCGGGGCGGTGCGGATGGAGGAGCAGGCACAGTTCCATCCGCGCAAGTACCTCCTCGGTCTGGCGCGGGACCTCACCGCCTACGGCAACAAGATCTACGAGCGGACCCGGGTCACCGGCCTGCACGAAGGCTCACCCTGCCGGCTCACCACGGAGGGCGGCCGCACCGTGACCGCCCGCGATGTCGTGATCGCCACGCACTACCCGGTGTTCGACCGGGCGCTGCTGTTCGCCCGGATGTCGCCGCACCGTGAGCTGGTGGTGGCAGCGGCGCTGCCGGCCGACCGGGACCCGGCCGGGATGTACATCTGCGAGGAGGGCGCCAAACGGTCGGTCCGCACGGCTCCGTGGGGCGACGGCCGCCGGTTGCTGATCGTGACCGGGGAGACCTTCACCCCCGGCACGGTGGACGTCCCCCAGCGGATCGAGCGCCTCGACGAGTGGATGCACACGCACTTCCCGGTGGAGGAGACCATGTACCGCTGGGCGGCGCAGGACAACGACGCGAGCGACACCGTGCCGCTGATCGGGCCCTTCCATCCCGGCGCCCGGCACACCTATGTCGCCACGGGCTTCGGCGGCTGGGGCATGAGCAGCGGCGTGCTGGCGGGGCGGCTGCTGGCGGGCCTGATCTGCGCCGTCAAGGCGCCGTGGGCGGACCTCTACGACCCCCGGCGGATCTGGAGCACACTGCGCGAGGCCCCCACCCTGCTCTCCCAGCAGGCCGAGGTCGGCAAGCACTTCGTCGGGGACCGGCTGCGTACCACCCATATGGACTCCGCCGCGGACATCGCACCGGGCACGGGCGCGGTCGTACGTCTGAACGGGCAGCGCTGCGCCGTGTACCGCGACGACGAAGGGGTGTGCCACGCGGTGTCCGCCCGCTGCACCCACCTGGGATGCCTGGTGGCGTTCAACGAAGCGGAGCGCAGCTGGGACTGCCCCTGCCACGGCTCCCGGTTCGGTACCGACGGCTCCGTACTGCAAGGCCCGGCGGTGCGGCCCCTCGAACGGCGGAACATGGACGGGCCGGAGGGCTCGTGA
- a CDS encoding SpoIIE family protein phosphatase, which translates to MVLAQAEVSAIEAVGGFAGGLYLRSAAPELLRLAVIAGLPSKLFRHWWGMHVNRPFPHSDVYRTGQPVYLGDAEEAMRRYPQLMAGLPFPFGSLYVPISHERENFGVIGVLRPATPGQPVSEADRRRIHEVGDRLGATLAAMAPDRPRIEWDAEPLAVTLQSLTAPPLRIGAFDWNLEAGTVTGDEGWCTILGTDPSQLPLTVEAVAARIEPEDAYGLWALARRSAESDRPVTRRLRLQGADGRPHLLELTGRRRRPTVDGTATHLTGYLVDLGAGPVVPEAADRLPVGICSVDRLGRISYMNEHAERLLGQPRAHMIGRVLWEAVDSFGQAAHEDHYRAALLSPDPVHFLLKGTGEWLSVTLYSSLDGLTITLDAGEQPTYAPGSLAAPGAGLGSPADRAVALYRPVALAIALTEAVTARQVSAVVTEELLPAFGGRQLAIYLLSNRHLYLAWETGFPRGFLNRFDGVGLDTKLPGVETLTSGRPLFFESMQNLAAAYPGIPMDAHVGARAFLPLIASGRPVGSCILGFDQPRGFSPEERTVLTALAGLIAQALERARRYDSEAALARGLQDALLPHRLPAVEGLDTVARHLPGTQGMEVGGDWYDVIDTGRGMALIIGDVQGHGVQAAATMGQLRSAVRALAVSGHTPVEVMTGTNRLLIDLDPGLFASCCYIVLDPATGRADAVRAGHLQPLLRHPDGRTDVLALPGGVVLGVDARAVYPVTELALEPGAVLALFTDGLVEQPGTDIDLGIERLRHTFSELGYAPLSDTADRLINEARQNPDRPDDIALLLAARWSQTTGTRGGGPTP; encoded by the coding sequence ATGGTCCTCGCCCAGGCCGAGGTGAGCGCCATCGAGGCCGTCGGCGGCTTCGCGGGCGGCCTGTACCTGCGGTCCGCCGCACCCGAACTCCTGCGCCTGGCGGTGATCGCCGGGCTGCCGTCGAAGCTGTTCCGGCACTGGTGGGGCATGCATGTGAACCGCCCCTTCCCGCACTCGGACGTCTACCGCACCGGTCAGCCGGTCTACCTCGGCGACGCGGAGGAGGCGATGCGCCGCTACCCCCAGCTGATGGCCGGCCTGCCCTTCCCCTTCGGATCGCTGTACGTGCCGATCTCCCACGAGCGCGAGAACTTCGGCGTCATCGGCGTGCTGCGGCCGGCCACTCCCGGCCAGCCGGTCTCCGAGGCCGACCGGCGGCGCATCCACGAAGTGGGTGACCGGCTCGGCGCCACGCTGGCCGCCATGGCGCCGGACCGGCCGCGTATCGAGTGGGACGCCGAACCGCTGGCCGTGACCCTCCAGTCGCTGACCGCGCCGCCCCTGCGCATCGGCGCGTTCGACTGGAACCTCGAGGCGGGCACCGTGACCGGCGACGAAGGCTGGTGCACCATTCTCGGCACCGACCCCTCACAGCTGCCGCTCACCGTGGAGGCGGTGGCCGCGCGGATCGAACCGGAGGACGCCTACGGGCTGTGGGCCCTGGCCCGCCGGTCCGCCGAGTCGGACCGGCCGGTCACCCGCAGACTGCGCCTCCAGGGCGCCGACGGCCGGCCGCACCTGCTCGAACTCACCGGCCGCCGCAGACGCCCCACGGTCGACGGGACGGCCACCCACCTGACCGGGTACCTGGTCGACCTCGGCGCGGGACCGGTCGTCCCCGAGGCCGCCGACCGGCTTCCGGTGGGCATCTGCTCCGTCGACCGCCTCGGACGCATCTCGTACATGAACGAGCACGCGGAGAGGCTTCTCGGACAGCCGCGCGCCCATATGATCGGACGGGTCCTGTGGGAGGCCGTCGACTCGTTCGGGCAGGCCGCCCACGAGGACCACTACCGGGCGGCGCTGCTCTCGCCCGACCCGGTCCACTTCCTGCTCAAGGGAACCGGCGAATGGCTGTCCGTCACCCTCTACTCCAGCCTCGACGGTCTCACCATCACCCTCGACGCGGGCGAACAGCCCACCTACGCCCCGGGATCCTTGGCCGCACCCGGCGCGGGTCTCGGTTCACCGGCGGACCGGGCCGTGGCCCTGTACCGCCCGGTCGCCCTCGCCATCGCGCTCACCGAGGCGGTCACGGCACGGCAGGTCTCCGCGGTGGTCACCGAGGAACTGCTGCCCGCGTTCGGCGGCCGGCAACTGGCGATCTATCTGCTCAGCAACCGCCATCTTTACCTGGCCTGGGAGACCGGGTTCCCCAGGGGCTTCCTCAACCGCTTCGACGGAGTGGGCCTCGACACGAAACTACCCGGCGTCGAGACCCTCACCTCCGGCCGGCCCCTGTTCTTCGAGTCGATGCAGAACCTCGCCGCCGCCTACCCCGGCATCCCCATGGACGCGCACGTCGGCGCCCGGGCCTTCCTGCCGCTGATCGCCTCCGGCCGCCCCGTCGGGTCCTGCATCCTCGGCTTCGACCAGCCCCGCGGGTTCAGCCCGGAGGAGCGCACCGTCCTCACGGCGCTCGCCGGACTCATCGCCCAGGCCCTCGAACGGGCCCGCCGCTACGACTCGGAGGCGGCGCTCGCCCGCGGCCTCCAGGACGCCCTGCTCCCGCACCGGCTGCCCGCCGTCGAGGGGCTCGACACGGTGGCCCGGCACCTGCCGGGCACCCAGGGCATGGAGGTCGGCGGCGACTGGTACGACGTCATCGACACCGGCAGGGGGATGGCGCTCATCATCGGGGACGTACAGGGCCACGGCGTCCAGGCGGCCGCCACCATGGGGCAACTGCGCAGCGCGGTAAGGGCCCTCGCCGTCAGCGGCCACACTCCCGTGGAGGTGATGACCGGTACCAACCGGCTGCTCATCGACCTCGACCCCGGCCTCTTCGCCAGCTGCTGCTACATCGTGCTCGACCCGGCCACCGGCCGCGCGGACGCCGTCCGCGCCGGCCATCTCCAGCCCCTGCTGCGGCACCCGGACGGCCGCACGGACGTGCTCGCCCTGCCGGGCGGAGTGGTCCTCGGCGTGGACGCCCGCGCCGTCTACCCCGTCACGGAACTGGCCCTGGAACCCGGTGCGGTGCTCGCCCTGTTCACCGACGGCCTCGTCGAACAGCCGGGCACCGACATCGACCTGGGCATCGAAAGACTGCGGCACACGTTCTCCGAACTGGGATACGCCCCGCTGTCGGACACCGCCGACCGACTCATCAACGAGGCCCGCCAGAACCCCGACCGCCCCGACGACATCGCCCTGCTGCTCGCCGCGCGGTGGTCACAGACCACCGGAACGAGGGGCGGCGGCCCCACCCCGTGA
- a CDS encoding DUF6328 family protein has product MGIARTGPGKRRETPQQRLDRLWGELLREVRVALAGVQLLFVFLLAVAFTPLFPRLGESDRLMYVVCLLLGAAATGLLTAPVSIHRMVSGRGMKYEAVAWASRFTIAGLAILLCMVALGLLLVLRTVTALSDTTALILDVTVVGGLTVCWLVPAVLMRRGSSAASPAGQRGEDASKTPQARLPEARPGSEEYRRP; this is encoded by the coding sequence ATGGGGATAGCGAGGACCGGTCCCGGCAAGCGCCGGGAGACCCCTCAACAACGACTGGACCGGCTCTGGGGCGAACTTCTCCGTGAGGTGAGGGTCGCCCTCGCCGGTGTCCAGTTGCTTTTCGTCTTTCTGCTCGCCGTCGCCTTCACCCCGCTCTTCCCGCGTCTCGGCGAGAGCGACAGGCTCATGTACGTGGTGTGCCTGCTCCTCGGGGCGGCCGCCACCGGCCTGCTGACGGCGCCGGTGAGCATCCACCGCATGGTCAGCGGCCGCGGGATGAAGTACGAGGCGGTCGCATGGGCCTCCCGCTTCACCATCGCCGGTCTGGCGATCCTGCTGTGCATGGTGGCGCTCGGCCTGCTGCTGGTGCTGCGAACCGTGACCGCGCTGAGCGACACGACCGCGCTGATCCTGGACGTGACCGTCGTCGGCGGGCTCACCGTGTGCTGGCTGGTGCCGGCGGTCCTGATGCGTCGCGGGAGCAGTGCCGCGTCGCCGGCCGGGCAGCGCGGCGAGGACGCCTCGAAGACGCCACAGGCACGGCTGCCGGAGGCGCGTCCGGGCAGTGAGGAGTACCGCCGGCCCTGA
- a CDS encoding DUF3040 domain-containing protein produces MDGSGLSEPERLILAEIERDLRADEFLDRRLRTMSPGPPLARVTHRFRSHLLAAAVGVLAALTFVLLAMAASTSKPVLIWAFAATWALTLVGLLTLVCRWSKRLAQRSRVRGRRRPGPP; encoded by the coding sequence ATGGACGGATCCGGACTCTCCGAACCGGAAAGGCTGATCCTCGCGGAGATCGAACGGGATCTGCGGGCCGACGAATTCCTGGACCGCCGGTTGCGGACCATGAGTCCCGGACCGCCGCTCGCGCGGGTGACCCACCGATTCCGGTCGCACCTGCTCGCCGCCGCCGTGGGTGTGCTGGCGGCGCTGACGTTCGTCCTGCTCGCGATGGCGGCATCCACGTCGAAGCCCGTCCTGATCTGGGCGTTCGCCGCCACATGGGCCCTCACCCTGGTCGGACTGCTCACGCTCGTCTGCCGTTGGTCCAAGCGGCTGGCACAGCGCAGTCGGGTCCGGGGCCGCCGACGCCCGGGGCCGCCGTGA
- a CDS encoding 2Fe-2S iron-sulfur cluster-binding protein has protein sequence MEPTSRPETAGATTVASAHRSAVTLHVNGVSHTLTLDHRTTVLDTLREHLDLTGPKKGCDHGQCGSCTVIADGRRVNSCLMPAVSHDGAHITTAEGLAPGGELHPVQEAFVARDALQCGYCTPGQVCSAVAMLAEAADGRPSLVTGRQEGADGAVTLTPGEIRERMSGNLCRCGAYPNIVAAIEDVTP, from the coding sequence GTGGAACCGACCAGCCGACCGGAGACCGCCGGCGCCACGACCGTCGCGAGCGCCCATCGCTCCGCGGTCACACTGCACGTCAACGGCGTCAGTCACACGCTGACACTCGACCACCGCACCACGGTCCTGGACACCCTGCGCGAGCACCTGGACCTGACGGGTCCGAAGAAGGGGTGCGACCACGGGCAGTGCGGCTCCTGCACCGTCATCGCCGACGGTCGGCGGGTGAACAGCTGTCTGATGCCGGCCGTGTCCCACGACGGGGCGCACATCACCACGGCAGAGGGTCTCGCCCCCGGCGGCGAACTGCATCCCGTCCAGGAGGCGTTCGTGGCCAGGGACGCCCTCCAGTGCGGTTACTGCACCCCCGGGCAGGTCTGCTCGGCAGTGGCCATGCTGGCGGAGGCGGCCGACGGCCGTCCGTCGCTGGTGACCGGGCGGCAGGAGGGGGCGGACGGAGCCGTCACCCTCACGCCCGGTGAGATCCGTGAGCGCATGAGCGGCAATCTGTGCCGCTGCGGCGCGTACCCCAACATCGTGGCGGCCATCGAGGACGTGACACCGTGA
- a CDS encoding xanthine dehydrogenase family protein molybdopterin-binding subunit, which produces MSRPPAVLGAPAERREAREKVAGAARYAAEHTPSGCVYGWPVPAAIPRGRVTSLGTAEVLDMPGVLAVLTHENAPRLGQPDDPTLRLLQDDRVPHRGWYIALVLADTLENARAGAAALRVGYETEEHDVRLTESHPDVYTPEEANGGHPAVRERGDFEGAYAAADVRVDTSYRLTALHNHPMEPHAATAHWHEGRLTVRDSSQGSGAVRDALAQLFGLDRKQVTAVSEHVGGGFGSKGTPRPPVVLAAMAARHTGHPVKVALPRRQLPAVVGHRAPTLHHVRLGAGADGRITALAHEVVTQTSRVREFVEQAAVPARVMYVSPASRTAHRVVALDVPTPSWMRAPGEAPGMYALESAMDELAVATGLDPVELRLRNEPAAEPDSGLPFSSRNLTACLRRGADVFGWQDRDPRPGVTREGDLLLGTGVAASTYPVLIAPSTATAHLGHDGVHRIRVNATDIGTGARTVLAQIAADALNTPLETVTVEIGSSDLPAAPLAGGSSGTASWGWAVHKACTLLAKRLADLRGPLPAEGVTVSADTREETGKEPAHARHAFGAVFCEAQVDTVTGEVAVRRMLGVFAAGRILNARTARSQFIGGMTMGIGMALMEGSTMDERFGDFAECDLASYHVPVCADVHSVEAQWIEEDDPYLNPMGSKGIGEIGIVGTAAAVANAVHHATGVRLRELPLTPDKMLHALEKAPALSGRGR; this is translated from the coding sequence ATGAGCAGGCCGCCCGCCGTGCTGGGTGCGCCCGCCGAACGGCGGGAGGCACGCGAGAAGGTCGCCGGCGCGGCACGCTACGCCGCAGAACACACCCCGTCCGGCTGCGTGTACGGCTGGCCCGTGCCCGCCGCGATCCCCCGCGGCCGCGTCACGTCGCTCGGCACAGCGGAAGTACTGGACATGCCCGGTGTGCTGGCGGTGCTCACCCACGAGAACGCCCCCCGCCTCGGGCAGCCGGACGACCCGACCCTCCGTCTCCTCCAGGACGACCGCGTGCCGCACAGGGGCTGGTACATCGCCCTGGTCCTGGCCGACACCCTCGAGAACGCCCGTGCCGGCGCCGCCGCCCTACGCGTCGGCTACGAGACCGAGGAACACGACGTACGGCTCACCGAGTCCCATCCGGACGTCTACACGCCCGAGGAGGCCAACGGGGGCCATCCCGCGGTGCGTGAGAGGGGCGACTTCGAGGGCGCGTACGCGGCGGCCGACGTCCGCGTCGACACCTCCTACCGGCTCACCGCGCTGCACAACCATCCGATGGAGCCGCACGCGGCCACCGCCCACTGGCACGAGGGCCGGCTGACGGTCCGGGACTCGAGCCAGGGTTCCGGAGCGGTCAGGGACGCCCTGGCCCAGTTGTTCGGGCTGGACAGGAAGCAGGTCACCGCGGTGTCCGAGCACGTCGGTGGCGGCTTCGGATCGAAGGGGACGCCCCGGCCGCCGGTGGTGCTGGCCGCGATGGCCGCACGTCACACCGGGCACCCGGTGAAGGTGGCCCTGCCGCGCCGTCAGCTGCCCGCCGTCGTGGGCCACCGGGCGCCGACACTGCATCATGTCCGCCTGGGCGCCGGCGCCGACGGCCGGATCACGGCTCTCGCCCACGAGGTGGTCACCCAGACCTCGCGGGTGCGGGAGTTCGTGGAGCAGGCCGCCGTCCCGGCCCGGGTCATGTACGTCTCCCCCGCCAGCCGGACCGCGCACCGGGTGGTGGCCCTCGACGTGCCGACCCCGTCGTGGATGCGCGCCCCCGGCGAGGCGCCCGGAATGTACGCCCTGGAGTCGGCGATGGACGAACTCGCCGTCGCCACCGGACTGGACCCGGTCGAGCTGCGGCTGCGCAACGAACCGGCGGCCGAGCCCGACTCGGGGCTTCCGTTCAGCAGCAGGAACCTCACCGCCTGCCTCCGCCGTGGCGCCGACGTCTTCGGCTGGCAGGACCGCGACCCACGTCCGGGCGTCACCCGGGAAGGCGACCTACTGCTCGGCACCGGCGTCGCGGCGAGCACCTACCCCGTGCTGATCGCCCCCTCCACGGCCACCGCCCACCTGGGGCACGACGGCGTCCACCGCATCCGGGTCAACGCCACCGACATCGGCACCGGCGCCAGGACCGTGCTCGCGCAGATCGCCGCGGACGCGCTGAACACACCGCTGGAGACGGTGACCGTCGAGATCGGCAGCTCCGACCTGCCTGCGGCGCCGCTGGCCGGCGGATCGTCCGGAACGGCCTCCTGGGGCTGGGCCGTCCACAAGGCCTGCACCCTCCTGGCCAAGCGCCTCGCGGACCTCCGCGGCCCGCTGCCGGCGGAGGGCGTGACCGTGTCGGCCGACACCAGGGAGGAGACGGGCAAGGAGCCCGCCCACGCGCGGCACGCCTTCGGCGCCGTCTTCTGCGAGGCGCAGGTGGACACGGTGACGGGCGAGGTGGCGGTGCGCCGGATGCTCGGCGTGTTCGCTGCGGGCCGCATCCTCAACGCGCGTACCGCGCGGTCCCAGTTCATCGGCGGGATGACGATGGGCATCGGCATGGCGCTGATGGAGGGCAGCACGATGGACGAGCGCTTCGGGGACTTCGCGGAGTGCGATCTCGCCTCGTACCACGTGCCCGTCTGCGCCGACGTGCACTCCGTCGAGGCGCAGTGGATCGAGGAGGACGACCCGTACCTCAATCCGATGGGCAGCAAGGGCATCGGTGAGATCGGCATCGTCGGCACGGCGGCGGCGGTGGCGAACGCGGTGCACCACGCGACGGGCGTCCGGCTGCGCGAGCTGCCGCTGACCCCCGACAAGATGCTGCACGCGCTCGAGAAGGCTCCGGCTCTCAGCGGCCGGGGCCGCTGA